In Colias croceus chromosome 8, ilColCroc2.1, the genomic window GTCAGTAGTTTGAGTTTATTCAttgcatacaaaaatacaaatctAAGCTCTCCTATAATAGTGTAGATGGGTATTTTAATAGCTAAACCATACATGAATTTTGATGTGCTATGTGTAATGGAAAAAGAGGATTTCTGTCAAGTCTATCGGTTTCCCTGCGTGTCACAGCAATTTTACCCGAAAAAATTGTATGCAGAGTTTTTGCTGTACTATGAAATTGAACGTGTAATGGTTTTGTCTATTCTCATTTTCATTGTGTAAATCTAACTAGGGAAAAATGTATAGTGTCAAATGTAAAGAAttcggtatttttttttataaataaaaacaaaagtgcatttgaataatatttattccatAAATTCCATTTTAAAAGACATGAATCAGTTTTAGTTAccaatatcaattatttaccACCACCACTTGATGAAAGAGTCAATtaagaattaataattttggcGATCCATTTTCTGTAGTGGTACACCCTTGTGAAGGCGTCATAACCATAGGCACATTTATTTAGGATATAAGAGGCAATTCCAACTACTGCATTTCCTTCTACTAGTGGTCCACCAGAATCGCCCTGTAACAATTTTATAggcataaaatattgattcatATAAGGTACTTTTATGATATCccctttaaaatacttataaaaaattgttcatAGTCTttaatatgtctgttgaaattaggaactttatattttgtaaactatcctatctcgcCTTCCCAGGGGATTCCTCAAGTATTTTCCTGATGAGAAAGCTATCACACTTACGGAGAcctaactataaaatatttttttattcaaacaatAACTAACATATACGCAGATAGGATTGAAGgagatataaatttaatttatatttattaaaaatctctacgaattgataatattatttaaaaggcATACTCACGAAACAAATTCCTTTTCCACTGTTCTCACGGGTGCAGATTTCAGATGCTCGCGCATTTCTGTTTCTCTTCCTACATTCTTCCAAAGAAGCGGCTGTAGCATTCAACGATTGCAAATTGTCTATAACGGCATTCTGGTTAGGCTAAAAATAACAAGACTTCGAGTTAACAACGAGTTGGGCGAGTTGTTAATTTTACTTGACGATTGTAAGGTCTGAACACATTATTTGTGGCTGACAATTTTTGATTTCGTCAATTATGTTGAATCTAAATGCTCAAGCTCAAAATGTATTCAGCTGCTATATTCTATATAAATAGACACACTACTGCAAAagactttttactttttcagCATTTCAGAATAATTTTGATTCACTCACATCAAACATTCCCCAACCAGTTATCATGACATTAGCTCCTCCCTTCGTGTCTTTATCAGGTAAAGCTATAGGCTGCACTCTGTCATAGAACTCTATTTCTTCAAGTATTCGTAGAAGAGCTATATCATGTAACAATGCCTTCGAAGTATCATAGCCAG contains:
- the LOC123693787 gene encoding chymotrypsin-2-like isoform X1, with product MEMLKIPILTLLLIWCVDGKPGSNQSHNRIVGGITAPDGGVPYQVSLRDRNNNLKCGGAILNSQWVMTAGHCIKPDDDPMKYVIVAGTNLLTSGGDVYTVEKIVTYPGYDTSKALLHDIALLRILEEIEFYDRVQPIALPDKDTKGGANVMITGWGMFDPNQNAVIDNLQSLNATAASLEECRKRNRNARASEICTRENSGKGICFGDSGGPLVEGNAVVGIASYILNKCAYGYDAFTRVYHYRKWIAKIINS
- the LOC123693787 gene encoding chymotrypsin-2-like isoform X2 encodes the protein MEMLKIPILTLLLIWCVDGSNQSHNRIVGGITAPDGGVPYQVSLRDRNNNLKCGGAILNSQWVMTAGHCIKPDDDPMKYVIVAGTNLLTSGGDVYTVEKIVTYPGYDTSKALLHDIALLRILEEIEFYDRVQPIALPDKDTKGGANVMITGWGMFDPNQNAVIDNLQSLNATAASLEECRKRNRNARASEICTRENSGKGICFGDSGGPLVEGNAVVGIASYILNKCAYGYDAFTRVYHYRKWIAKIINS